In one Novosphingopyxis iocasae genomic region, the following are encoded:
- a CDS encoding NUDIX hydrolase: MPSPSDTDSLPPATPAATVVIFRTDPDGGPPLLCMVERSAKMAFAPGAAVFPGGRVDPDDYDLAERLAPELEREEGAARIAAIRETLEETGLSIGIIAGGAHPGSRERAEVRAALNDGVLFSELLEERGWSLDLARFTYWARWRPPGTIEKRVFDTRFYIADAGDAVLRGEADRTENTSLFWASAQEVLRRADAGEISVIFPTRRNLERLALFSDFEAARVHADSVPVRMVLTYVEERADGEYICLPDGHGYPVLEEPMSRALRG, from the coding sequence ATGCCGAGCCCAAGCGACACCGACAGCCTTCCCCCCGCCACTCCCGCAGCGACCGTCGTCATTTTTCGCACCGATCCGGACGGCGGGCCGCCGCTGCTGTGCATGGTCGAGCGGTCGGCCAAAATGGCGTTCGCACCGGGGGCCGCGGTGTTTCCCGGCGGCCGCGTCGATCCCGACGACTATGACCTGGCCGAACGGTTGGCACCGGAGCTGGAACGTGAGGAAGGGGCTGCGCGCATCGCCGCCATTCGCGAAACGCTTGAAGAGACCGGGCTTTCGATCGGAATCATCGCTGGCGGTGCGCATCCGGGCAGCCGGGAACGCGCCGAGGTGCGCGCCGCGCTGAACGATGGCGTGCTGTTTTCTGAACTGCTGGAGGAGCGCGGCTGGTCGCTCGATCTGGCGCGCTTCACCTATTGGGCGCGCTGGCGGCCGCCGGGGACCATCGAAAAACGCGTGTTCGATACGCGCTTCTATATCGCCGATGCGGGTGACGCCGTGCTGCGCGGAGAGGCCGACCGCACGGAGAATACATCGCTATTCTGGGCAAGCGCCCAGGAAGTGCTGCGCCGCGCCGATGCGGGAGAGATCAGCGTGATCTTTCCTACGCGCCGCAATCTTGAACGGCTCGCGCTCTTTTCCGATTTCGAAGCTGCGCGCGTGCATGCCGATAGCGTGCCCGTGCGCATGGTGCTGACCTATGTCGAGGAGCGCGCGGACGGGGAATATATCTGTCTGCCGGACGGCCATGGCTATCCGGTGCTGGAAGAACCGATGTCCCGCGCGCTCAGGGGATAA
- a CDS encoding TonB-dependent receptor plug domain-containing protein, which yields MRLSISLLLAGICLPASLHAQDLGNLPQDTQDPTIVVTASGLEQPADDTGQAVTVITRDEIQDFRSLDEALARTPGITVARNGGIGQTAGVFIRGAESYQTLVLLDGVKINDPSAPQGGVDFGQLLAGNIARIEVLRGPSGIVWGSQAIGGVVNIVSDQPTDGFEARGRAEYGYRDSAQGFANIAGTSGILEGSAGAGYLRTDGISAFDENLGGTERDGYRNFTANGKLRVNLSEALSLDARGYYIDAKTEFDGFPPPNFTLADTGDFSKNKLFVGYTGANLALLNGRFKNRFAYTYTDVSRDNFERSGGADVPSFLSQGKLDRFEYRGELSPVSAVTLLFGAETELSRLDTISPAFETQPNRYSQRQNAIYGEAIVRPFTGLTVTGGLRYDDQEKGESETTFGANAAYSPNGGATVLRATYAEGFRAPSLFEKFSAYGTASLAAERAHSYDFGIEQNFLRNAAQARVTYFNRDTENQIAFDNATFTYLNIAATHAEGVEAALRLRPTDRLDVTGQYSWVDTTNRSPGANFGNDLARRPEQTVSVSADWQSPWGIGLGAGVLVVGDSFDNAANTVRLDGYAIADVRASYGITEGIELYGRIENLFDAQYETVANYGTPGRAAYAGVRARF from the coding sequence GTGCGACTATCGATCTCTCTCCTGCTGGCAGGCATTTGCCTGCCGGCCTCTCTCCATGCGCAGGATCTGGGCAATCTGCCGCAGGATACGCAGGACCCTACCATCGTGGTCACCGCGTCGGGCCTGGAACAGCCGGCGGATGATACCGGCCAGGCCGTCACGGTTATCACCCGCGACGAAATTCAGGACTTCCGCTCGCTCGACGAGGCGCTGGCCCGCACGCCGGGAATCACCGTGGCGCGCAACGGCGGCATCGGCCAGACCGCAGGCGTCTTCATCCGCGGCGCCGAGAGCTATCAGACGCTGGTGCTGCTCGATGGGGTGAAGATCAACGATCCCTCCGCGCCGCAGGGCGGGGTGGATTTCGGCCAGCTGCTGGCCGGCAACATCGCGCGGATCGAAGTGCTGCGCGGGCCAAGCGGCATCGTCTGGGGCAGTCAGGCGATCGGCGGCGTCGTCAACATCGTCTCCGACCAGCCGACGGACGGCTTTGAGGCGCGTGGCCGCGCTGAATATGGTTATCGCGATAGCGCGCAAGGCTTTGCCAATATCGCCGGCACCAGCGGCATCCTGGAAGGTAGCGCGGGTGCGGGCTATCTGCGCACCGACGGTATTTCCGCCTTCGACGAGAATCTCGGCGGGACGGAGCGCGACGGCTATCGCAACTTCACCGCGAACGGGAAGCTGCGCGTGAACCTGTCCGAGGCGCTCAGCCTCGATGCGCGCGGCTATTATATCGACGCGAAGACCGAATTTGACGGCTTTCCGCCGCCCAATTTCACGCTGGCCGACACCGGTGATTTTTCGAAAAACAAGCTGTTCGTCGGTTATACCGGCGCGAACCTCGCCCTTCTGAACGGACGGTTCAAAAACCGTTTCGCCTATACCTATACCGATGTGAGCCGCGATAATTTTGAGCGGTCCGGCGGGGCGGACGTGCCCAGCTTCCTTAGCCAGGGCAAGCTCGACCGGTTCGAATATCGCGGAGAGCTGTCGCCGGTCAGCGCCGTGACGCTGCTGTTCGGTGCGGAGACGGAGCTGTCGCGGTTGGACACCATCTCGCCCGCCTTCGAGACGCAGCCCAACCGCTATTCCCAGCGTCAGAATGCGATTTATGGCGAGGCGATTGTCCGGCCGTTCACCGGCCTTACCGTCACCGGCGGGCTTCGCTACGACGATCAGGAAAAGGGCGAGAGCGAGACCACCTTCGGCGCGAACGCCGCCTACAGCCCCAATGGCGGTGCCACTGTGCTGCGCGCCACTTATGCAGAGGGCTTCCGGGCGCCGTCGCTGTTCGAAAAGTTCAGCGCCTATGGCACAGCGTCGCTCGCCGCCGAGCGGGCGCACAGCTATGATTTCGGGATCGAGCAGAACTTCCTGCGCAATGCGGCGCAGGCGCGCGTCACCTATTTCAACCGCGATACCGAAAACCAGATCGCGTTCGATAACGCCACCTTCACCTATCTCAACATCGCCGCCACTCATGCGGAGGGCGTGGAAGCGGCGCTGCGGCTGCGGCCGACCGACCGGCTGGATGTGACCGGCCAGTATAGCTGGGTCGATACCACCAACCGTTCGCCCGGCGCAAATTTCGGCAATGATCTTGCCCGGCGGCCCGAACAGACGGTGAGCGTTTCCGCCGATTGGCAGAGCCCCTGGGGCATCGGCCTGGGCGCGGGCGTGCTGGTGGTCGGCGACAGCTTCGACAATGCGGCCAACACCGTTCGGCTGGACGGCTACGCCATCGCCGATGTGCGCGCATCCTATGGCATCACCGAGGGGATCGAGCTCTACGGGCGCATCGAGAACCTGTTCGATGCGCAATATGAAACGGTTGCCAATTACGGCACGCCGGGCCGCGCGGCCTATGCGGGCGTCAGGGCGCGGTTCTGA
- a CDS encoding response regulator, with protein sequence MNGRRHLLLVDDEASIRDPLARYLERQGFRVTEAANAAAARQALGAYGIDLVLLDIMMPGEDGLSLTRHIREQGEIPVILLTARSEETDRIVGLEMGADDYVVKPFSPRELVARIKTILRRAAQGPRAEQGSSTDYRFAGWTLKPAEQELYSEDGTLVPISSGEYRLLEALVQRPRQVLSRDQLLDLTQGREAGPFDRAIDNQISRLRKKIEADPRNPALIKTVWGGGYRLAADVRTS encoded by the coding sequence ATGAACGGCAGGCGCCACCTTCTGCTCGTCGACGACGAAGCATCGATTCGCGATCCCCTGGCACGCTATCTGGAGCGTCAGGGTTTCCGCGTGACCGAAGCCGCCAATGCCGCCGCGGCGCGGCAGGCGCTTGGAGCCTATGGCATCGATCTTGTCCTCCTCGACATCATGATGCCCGGTGAAGACGGCCTAAGCCTGACGCGCCATATCCGGGAGCAGGGCGAAATTCCGGTGATCCTGCTCACCGCCCGGTCCGAGGAGACCGATCGGATCGTGGGGCTGGAAATGGGCGCGGACGATTATGTGGTGAAACCGTTCAGCCCGCGCGAACTGGTGGCGCGAATCAAGACGATCCTGCGACGCGCGGCGCAGGGGCCGCGGGCGGAACAAGGCAGCTCCACCGATTATCGCTTCGCCGGTTGGACGCTGAAACCGGCCGAGCAGGAGCTTTATTCCGAGGATGGCACATTGGTGCCGATTTCCAGCGGCGAATATCGTCTGCTGGAGGCGCTGGTGCAACGGCCCCGGCAGGTACTAAGCCGCGATCAGCTACTCGATCTCACCCAAGGGCGCGAGGCAGGACCTTTCGACCGCGCAATCGACAATCAGATCAGCCGGCTGCGCAAGAAGATTGAGGCCGATCCGCGCAATCCCGCGCTCATCAAGACGGTATGGGGCGGGGGATATCGGTTGGCCGCGGACGTACGCACATCGTGA
- a CDS encoding ABC transporter ATP-binding protein produces the protein MELKAEDIVLRLGGASVLDGVSASFACGRITVLLGPNGAGKSSLLKCLTGLVAPESGRAILNGAPLASTPGRERARHLAYVAQDPVVHWNLAVRELVALGRLPHRGPFGGPSPVDLAAVDKAMADTETTVFADRPVHSLSGGERARVLLARLLAGEPQWLLADEPLAILDPAHQLDMLKLFRRAANAGAGVVLVLHDLNQAARIADDVLVLKTGRVVANGPSATTLDAALLSDVYETRIEETTGPDGRRLFFTV, from the coding sequence GTGGAATTGAAGGCGGAGGATATTGTGCTTCGCCTGGGCGGAGCGAGCGTGCTGGACGGCGTATCAGCGAGCTTTGCGTGCGGCCGCATCACCGTGCTGCTCGGCCCCAATGGCGCTGGCAAATCCAGCCTGCTTAAATGCCTGACCGGTCTGGTCGCGCCGGAAAGCGGCAGGGCAATCCTGAATGGCGCGCCGCTCGCCTCCACGCCGGGGCGGGAACGGGCAAGGCATCTGGCCTATGTTGCGCAGGATCCGGTGGTGCACTGGAACCTTGCCGTGCGCGAGCTAGTGGCGCTTGGCCGCCTGCCGCATCGCGGCCCGTTCGGCGGCCCGTCACCGGTTGATCTGGCTGCGGTGGACAAGGCCATGGCCGATACCGAGACGACCGTTTTCGCGGACCGGCCCGTGCACAGCCTATCCGGCGGGGAGCGTGCGCGCGTTCTGTTGGCGCGGCTGCTGGCGGGGGAGCCGCAATGGCTGCTCGCCGATGAGCCGCTCGCCATCCTTGATCCTGCGCATCAGCTCGACATGCTGAAATTGTTTCGCCGCGCCGCCAATGCGGGGGCCGGGGTTGTGCTGGTGCTGCACGATCTGAATCAGGCCGCCCGGATTGCGGACGACGTGCTGGTGCTGAAGACGGGGCGGGTGGTGGCAAACGGCCCTTCTGCCACCACGCTCGATGCCGCGCTCCTCAGCGATGTGTATGAAACGCGGATCGAGGAGACGACCGGCCCGGATGGTCGGCGGCTGTTCTTCACCGTCTAA
- a CDS encoding FecCD family ABC transporter permease, with protein MNRPAKLALLTALTLLLFAGSLMAGKVWVPLSAWFSADPRWWIIMELRLPRAILGLAIGGMLGLSGAVLQGYMRNPLADPGVLGISSGAAFGAVAAIFFGVGGSLPALFGSAMAGAGAAILLLGLFVGRSASAVSLILAGTILASLGGALTAFLISISPNPFATSEIVTWIMGALTDRGYAEAAWALPCIALSAALLLTTGRALDALALGEESAKSLGVHMGRLQVLIVCAVGLGVGAGVAVTGVVGFVGLIVPHLLRPWFGERPSALLLPSTLGGAALLLAADSLVRLAPGANEVKLGVAMAMIGAPFFFWLLLRHKGRILWN; from the coding sequence ATGAACCGCCCCGCAAAGCTCGCGCTGCTCACCGCGCTCACGCTCCTTCTATTCGCGGGCTCGCTGATGGCGGGAAAGGTCTGGGTGCCGCTGTCCGCATGGTTCAGCGCCGATCCGCGCTGGTGGATCATCATGGAACTGCGCCTGCCGCGCGCGATCCTGGGTCTCGCCATCGGCGGGATGCTGGGGCTCTCGGGAGCGGTCTTGCAGGGTTATATGCGCAATCCGTTGGCCGACCCCGGCGTGCTCGGCATCAGCTCGGGCGCTGCCTTCGGCGCGGTGGCGGCGATCTTTTTCGGCGTGGGAGGCAGCCTTCCGGCCCTGTTTGGCAGCGCGATGGCGGGGGCGGGCGCGGCGATCCTACTGCTCGGCCTGTTCGTCGGCCGATCGGCCAGCGCGGTCTCGCTGATCCTGGCGGGCACCATCCTCGCCAGCCTGGGCGGCGCGCTCACCGCTTTCCTCATCTCCATCTCGCCCAATCCCTTCGCGACCAGCGAGATCGTGACCTGGATCATGGGCGCGCTCACGGACCGCGGTTATGCGGAGGCCGCCTGGGCGCTGCCCTGCATCGCGCTCTCCGCGGCGCTGCTTCTCACCACCGGCCGCGCGCTGGATGCGCTGGCGCTGGGGGAGGAAAGCGCGAAATCGCTGGGCGTCCATATGGGCCGGCTGCAAGTGCTGATCGTTTGTGCTGTCGGCCTCGGCGTGGGGGCCGGCGTTGCGGTGACGGGTGTGGTCGGTTTTGTGGGGCTAATCGTGCCGCATCTGCTGCGCCCTTGGTTCGGTGAGCGCCCGTCCGCCCTGCTGCTACCCAGCACCCTGGGCGGCGCGGCGCTGCTGCTGGCGGCGGACAGTCTGGTGCGGCTGGCCCCCGGCGCGAACGAAGTGAAGCTGGGCGTTGCCATGGCGATGATCGGCGCGCCCTTCTTCTTCTGGCTCCTCTTGCGGCACAAGGGGCGCATTCTGTGGAATTGA
- a CDS encoding molybdopterin-dependent oxidoreductase gives MTDKFILPRRRFLTGAAAGTGGLLLSGCDAIVQSPVAADMLDQVGGLNRRFQRAVSPREALAKEYRPGERSPLFRTNGNTFPDSAAYLRHMATNFADWSIPVTGLVARPLELSIERIRSLPQRSQITRHDCVEGWSAIGQWQGPQLGPILKMAGLSDKARYIVFRCADNFGDRPYYESIDLVDAFHPQTILAWQMNGERLPIGHGAPVRMRIERQLGYKQAKFVQGIEAVESLDGIYGGKGGYWEDVARYEWYAGI, from the coding sequence ATGACCGACAAGTTCATCCTGCCACGCCGCCGCTTCCTGACCGGCGCCGCCGCAGGCACCGGGGGTCTCCTGCTGTCAGGCTGCGATGCGATCGTTCAGAGCCCCGTCGCTGCCGACATGCTGGATCAGGTCGGCGGGCTCAATCGCCGCTTCCAGCGCGCCGTATCCCCGCGCGAAGCTTTGGCGAAGGAATATCGTCCGGGCGAGCGCAGCCCCCTTTTCCGAACGAACGGGAACACCTTTCCCGATTCGGCGGCGTATCTGCGGCATATGGCCACGAACTTCGCGGACTGGAGCATTCCCGTTACCGGGTTGGTTGCGCGGCCGCTGGAACTCAGCATTGAGCGCATCCGGTCGCTCCCGCAGCGCTCGCAAATTACCCGGCACGACTGTGTGGAGGGATGGAGCGCGATTGGCCAATGGCAAGGCCCGCAGCTGGGTCCGATCCTGAAGATGGCGGGCTTGAGCGACAAGGCGCGCTACATCGTCTTCCGCTGCGCCGACAATTTCGGTGACCGGCCCTATTATGAATCGATCGATCTGGTCGACGCCTTCCATCCGCAGACGATTCTGGCGTGGCAGATGAACGGCGAACGGCTGCCCATTGGCCATGGCGCGCCGGTCCGCATGCGAATCGAGCGGCAGCTAGGCTATAAACAGGCGAAGTTCGTGCAAGGTATCGAAGCGGTGGAGAGCCTCGATGGCATCTACGGCGGCAAGGGCGGCTATTGGGAAGATGTCGCCCGCTACGAATGGTATGCCGGTATCTGA
- a CDS encoding 2Fe-2S iron-sulfur cluster-binding protein produces MPTIRVTGRDGEEKAVEAEDGFTLMETIRDNGFDELLALCGGCCSCATCHVHVDPSYMDKLPEMDMDEDDLLESSDHRNEYSRLSCQIPITDALDGLKVTIAAED; encoded by the coding sequence ATGCCGACGATCAGGGTGACAGGACGCGACGGGGAAGAAAAAGCGGTCGAGGCGGAAGACGGCTTCACGCTGATGGAAACGATCCGCGACAATGGCTTCGACGAACTGCTGGCGCTGTGCGGCGGCTGCTGCTCATGCGCCACCTGCCATGTGCATGTCGATCCGTCCTATATGGACAAGCTGCCCGAAATGGACATGGACGAAGACGACCTTCTGGAAAGTTCGGATCATCGCAACGAATATTCGCGGCTGTCCTGCCAGATCCCCATCACCGACGCGCTCGACGGCCTGAAGGTCACGATCGCAGCGGAAGATTGA
- the trxB gene encoding thioredoxin-disulfide reductase encodes MSTHHLSDARYAPVIIIGSGPAGYTAAVYAARANLSPMIISGVDLGGQLMTTTDVDNWPGDDAGVLGPDLMERMKKHAERFGTALVTDHIDEVDFSQRPFKLKGGAGHYLADAVIIATGASAQYLGLPSEEAFMGKGVSACATCDGFFYKNKPVAVIGGGNTAVEEALYLSNIASHVTLVHRRDKLRSEKILQDRLFEREAEGKVTILWDHVLDEVLGDPMGVNGMRVKSVKDDSTRDIELHGVFIAIGHKPNTGLFEGHLEMNGGYIRVESGLNGNATQTSVPGVFACGDVMDHVYRQAVTSAGTGCMAALDAEKFLEIEGVSDRINVAV; translated from the coding sequence ATGTCCACGCATCATCTCAGCGACGCGCGCTATGCGCCGGTGATCATCATCGGATCGGGCCCGGCCGGCTATACCGCCGCCGTTTACGCCGCGCGCGCCAATCTCTCGCCGATGATTATCTCGGGCGTCGATCTTGGCGGCCAGCTGATGACCACGACCGATGTCGACAACTGGCCAGGCGACGATGCCGGCGTGCTTGGCCCCGACCTGATGGAGCGGATGAAGAAGCATGCGGAGCGCTTCGGCACTGCGCTCGTCACCGATCATATCGACGAGGTGGACTTTTCGCAGCGTCCGTTCAAGCTGAAGGGCGGGGCGGGGCATTACCTTGCCGACGCAGTGATCATCGCGACGGGCGCGAGCGCACAATATCTCGGTCTGCCGTCGGAAGAAGCGTTCATGGGCAAGGGTGTGTCCGCCTGCGCCACCTGCGACGGCTTCTTTTACAAGAACAAGCCCGTGGCGGTCATCGGCGGCGGCAACACCGCGGTGGAGGAGGCGCTCTATCTCTCCAACATCGCCAGCCACGTCACCCTGGTCCACCGCCGCGACAAGCTGCGCAGCGAGAAAATCCTCCAGGACCGGCTGTTCGAGCGGGAGGCCGAGGGCAAGGTGACCATCCTGTGGGATCATGTGCTGGACGAGGTGCTGGGCGACCCGATGGGCGTCAACGGCATGCGGGTGAAGTCCGTGAAGGACGATTCGACCCGCGATATCGAACTGCACGGCGTATTCATCGCCATCGGGCACAAGCCCAATACGGGACTGTTCGAGGGTCATCTGGAAATGAACGGTGGCTATATTCGCGTCGAAAGCGGCCTTAACGGCAATGCCACGCAAACCAGCGTTCCAGGCGTCTTTGCGTGCGGCGATGTGATGGATCACGTCTATCGCCAAGCAGTTACGTCCGCCGGCACCGGGTGCATGGCCGCGCTCGATGCCGAGAAATTCCTTGAAATCGAGGGCGTTTCCGACCGCATAAATGTTGCAGTCTGA
- a CDS encoding sensor histidine kinase, which produces MRLLRRLWPRTLVGQILMAAALALGFAQLVNFTLLLRASDQQAMTQASAFAGGRLIFAADRAERLAARGDRPSARRRGRRVMPMLSEVPPQPDGVPQPDLALRVMEAAQANGTSFRAVRVERVDRDHVPRELRRRPGRRGSLRERMRDEAPRATEALIVSAQLPSGLWISTSAPLPVRGAPAIGWLILQTLILYLAVLVPLAFIALRVTRPLRALTRRANAFTASGADEPFPEEGPEDLRSLIVAMNAMEARVSALLGEKDVMLGAIGHDLKTPLAALRVRIESVEDDAERGRMAESIDEMVGILDDILMLARLGRSGEEMRRTDLAALAETVVEEFVDRGGAVTLAEPAAPVTTALRPVLVRRALRNLIGNALKYGGAARVTVLREGVDTLVRIEDDGPGIDPARIEAMFEPFARAEASRNRATGGSGLGLTIARAIARAHGGTVTLTNRVGGGLTAELRLPG; this is translated from the coding sequence GTGAGGCTTTTGCGGCGACTGTGGCCCCGCACGCTGGTCGGGCAGATCCTGATGGCGGCGGCGCTGGCATTGGGTTTCGCGCAGCTCGTCAACTTCACGCTGTTGCTGCGGGCGAGCGATCAGCAGGCGATGACGCAGGCGAGTGCCTTTGCGGGCGGCCGCCTGATTTTTGCCGCGGATCGCGCGGAGCGGCTGGCCGCGCGCGGCGATCGCCCGTCCGCCCGCCGCCGCGGCAGAAGGGTTATGCCCATGCTCAGCGAAGTTCCGCCGCAACCGGACGGAGTCCCTCAGCCCGATCTGGCGCTGCGCGTGATGGAGGCCGCGCAAGCGAACGGCACCTCTTTTCGTGCGGTTCGGGTGGAGCGGGTCGATCGGGACCATGTGCCGCGGGAACTGCGCCGCCGTCCGGGGCGGCGGGGTTCGCTACGTGAGCGGATGCGCGACGAAGCACCGCGCGCCACTGAGGCGCTGATCGTATCCGCGCAGCTTCCCTCCGGCCTGTGGATCAGCACCTCCGCGCCGCTGCCGGTGCGCGGTGCTCCGGCGATCGGCTGGCTAATCCTGCAAACGCTGATCCTGTATCTGGCGGTGCTCGTGCCGCTCGCTTTTATTGCGCTGCGCGTCACCCGGCCGCTGCGCGCGCTCACCCGCCGCGCCAACGCCTTCACCGCCAGCGGCGCGGACGAACCGTTTCCCGAGGAGGGGCCTGAGGATTTGCGAAGCTTGATCGTGGCGATGAATGCCATGGAGGCGCGGGTGAGCGCGCTCCTCGGCGAAAAGGACGTCATGCTGGGAGCGATCGGGCATGATTTGAAAACACCGCTCGCCGCACTGCGGGTGCGCATCGAATCGGTTGAGGACGATGCCGAACGTGGGCGCATGGCCGAATCGATCGACGAGATGGTCGGTATCCTCGACGATATCCTGATGCTCGCGCGGCTTGGCCGGTCGGGAGAGGAGATGCGGCGTACCGATCTTGCGGCGCTGGCCGAGACCGTTGTGGAAGAGTTCGTCGATCGCGGCGGCGCAGTGACGCTGGCAGAGCCTGCGGCGCCGGTTACGACCGCGCTGCGTCCGGTGCTCGTGCGACGCGCGCTGCGCAACCTGATCGGCAATGCGCTGAAATATGGTGGCGCTGCGCGGGTCACGGTGCTGCGAGAGGGCGTGGATACGCTGGTGCGGATCGAGGATGACGGGCCGGGGATCGATCCGGCGCGCATCGAGGCGATGTTCGAACCGTTCGCCCGTGCCGAGGCCTCGCGCAACCGCGCGACGGGCGGCAGCGGTCTGGGCCTTACCATCGCTCGCGCGATCGCCCGCGCACATGGCGGCACGGTGACGCTGACGAACCGGGTGGGCGGCGGACTGACGGCGGAGTTGAGACTGCCGGGCTGA
- a CDS encoding ABC transporter substrate-binding protein produces MQMRAALLLVCGLGACAPAAAPPASPPHDPQRIVSLNPCTDAILTKLVEPGRIAAISAYSQDPQASSMDVDEARRFDSVGGTAEEVIALKPDLVVTGAHLSPATRNALDRQGIAVQVFGVPATIAESRQQIADMAQALDAPERGRALLARIDAALAAAQSDAKTPALVWLGDGLVPGQGTLVGDVMNHSGFRNASADYGLASWDVLPSEYVVAHPPRVVFMDRRGSSAASGSREDGARRRRIDALQASGQRVQIEDFPQNLLYCGGPTLIPLAKRLAQARQGLR; encoded by the coding sequence ATGCAAATGAGGGCGGCGCTTCTGCTGGTTTGCGGGCTTGGCGCCTGCGCACCGGCAGCGGCGCCGCCCGCCAGCCCTCCGCACGATCCGCAGCGGATCGTCTCGCTCAATCCTTGCACCGACGCGATCCTGACAAAGCTGGTGGAGCCGGGGCGGATCGCGGCGATCAGCGCCTATTCGCAGGACCCGCAGGCAAGCTCCATGGATGTCGACGAAGCCCGCCGGTTCGACAGCGTCGGCGGCACGGCGGAAGAGGTGATTGCCCTGAAACCCGATCTGGTGGTGACGGGCGCACATCTATCTCCGGCCACGCGCAACGCGCTCGATCGGCAGGGGATCGCGGTGCAGGTCTTCGGCGTGCCTGCCACAATCGCGGAGAGCCGCCAGCAGATTGCGGACATGGCGCAGGCGCTGGATGCCCCGGAACGCGGGCGCGCGCTGCTTGCCCGGATCGATGCGGCGCTGGCGGCTGCGCAGTCGGACGCGAAAACACCGGCACTGGTTTGGCTCGGCGACGGGCTGGTGCCGGGGCAGGGCACGCTGGTGGGCGACGTGATGAACCATAGCGGCTTTCGCAACGCGAGCGCGGATTATGGCCTTGCCAGCTGGGACGTGCTGCCCAGCGAATATGTGGTCGCGCATCCGCCGCGCGTGGTGTTCATGGACCGGCGCGGTAGCTCTGCCGCATCCGGATCGCGCGAGGACGGCGCACGCCGCCGCCGCATCGATGCACTGCAAGCGAGCGGGCAGCGGGTGCAGATCGAGGATTTCCCGCAGAACCTGCTCTATTGCGGCGGCCCGACGCTGATCCCGTTGGCGAAGCGCCTTGCGCAGGCGCGGCAGGGCCTGCGCTGA
- a CDS encoding cytochrome b/b6 domain-containing protein produces the protein MDKEAESLPPGTVIKRHRLSTRVWHWVNFVTLIVMFMSGLMIFNAHPRLYWGQYGANPDPAWLEIGQRNGEGYLRIGEASVDTTGVLGVWTNDQGQRQAWAFPGWITIPSGYSLAEGRRWHLAFAWILGFGLLFYMLWSLANRHIARDLHIRKREWRPSHIWRDIRAHAKLRFDTGEPGTYNILQKFSYIGVIFIALPLMVLTGLTMSPQMDAGWGFLLDLFGGRQSARSIHFITCWALVAFFFVHIAMVILAGPLNELRSIITGRYRLPDRGETEERA, from the coding sequence ATGGACAAAGAAGCCGAAAGCCTGCCGCCCGGAACGGTGATCAAGCGTCACCGGCTGTCGACACGCGTCTGGCACTGGGTGAACTTCGTCACACTGATCGTGATGTTCATGAGCGGCCTGATGATCTTCAACGCGCATCCGCGGCTCTATTGGGGCCAATATGGTGCCAATCCCGATCCCGCCTGGCTGGAGATCGGCCAGCGGAATGGCGAAGGCTATCTGCGGATCGGCGAGGCGAGTGTGGACACGACCGGCGTGCTGGGCGTCTGGACGAACGATCAGGGCCAGCGGCAGGCCTGGGCGTTTCCGGGATGGATCACCATTCCTTCGGGCTACAGCCTGGCGGAAGGGCGGCGCTGGCACCTCGCATTTGCCTGGATTTTGGGCTTCGGCCTATTGTTCTACATGCTCTGGTCGCTTGCCAACCGCCATATCGCGCGCGATCTGCACATCCGAAAACGCGAGTGGCGACCCTCCCATATCTGGCGCGACATCCGTGCGCATGCGAAGCTGCGGTTCGATACGGGTGAGCCCGGCACCTACAATATCCTGCAAAAATTCAGCTATATCGGCGTGATTTTCATCGCGTTGCCGCTGATGGTCCTGACCGGCCTCACCATGTCGCCCCAGATGGACGCGGGCTGGGGCTTCCTGCTGGATCTGTTCGGTGGGCGGCAGAGCGCGCGTTCCATCCATTTCATCACCTGCTGGGCGCTCGTCGCCTTCTTCTTCGTACATATCGCGATGGTGATCCTGGCCGGCCCGCTGAACGAACTCCGCTCGATCATCACCGGACGTTATCGGCTGCCGGATCGCGGCGAGACGGAGGAACGGGCATGA